The Bacteroidales bacterium DNA window TGAAGCATCCCCCGGCGATCATACACTTCAGTTGCTTATGCAGCCATATAAGGCTACTGCCGATAAAAATGCTGCAGAAAATATTGCTTCCTTCCTTATTGCTTACTCACTTCCTTCAGCCCGAAACGATGTGGCCCTGGAAGAAATCCTGGTGCCCAGCAATAAACCCTGGCATAGAAGGTCGAACCCTTCCTGTTCCAATCCGGTTATCCGTATCAGGAATCTGGGAAGAAACCCTCTTCGCTCAGTGACAATTCAATATGGTGTAAAAGGCAGGAAACCTCAAACCTATGTCTGGAAAGGAAATCTTGGCTTTTACCGGAGCACTGAGGTTATCCTTCCGGGTGACATCCCCTGTCTCCCTGAAAAAGAAAGCTTTGAGGCAAGGTTGTCGCGCCCGAACGGGCAAAAAGATGCCTGGGAAGGGGACAACGTTATGAGTTCAGAATATGTCTCTCCTCCGGTAATTCCCTCCAGATTTATCCTTCAGTTTATGACCAACAACAAGCCGCAGGATAATACGGTATGGATTGAAAACGAGAAAAAGGAGACGGTGTATATTAAAAAGCCTGAACAACTGCAATCCCGAACCCTCTATCAGGACACCATTTCCCTCCAGCCCGGATGCTACACCCTCACCCTTGCTGATACGGCCGGAGATGGGCTGGAATTCTGGTATGAGCCTGAATCGGGTTACGGGTACATGCGCCTGCTCGATATGGAGGGACGGATTGTTCATGCCTTTGAAAGCGATTGCGGCAACGGAGAACGTTTTGCCTTTCAGGCATCCGAAAACTATGTATCCGACACTTCCCAAACCCAGTATGCTTTTATTTTATATCCCCGACGTACCAGAGATGACCTCACGCTTGATTTTCATTCAGATAAGCCCTCGCGGATGAGAGTTATCATAACTTCGGATGGAAAAGTTGTCGAAACACATTCATACGAAAAGGTTACCAGAGGCAGGTTTACGTATCATCTTGCCTATCTGCCCAGAGGGAGATATATTATTGAGGTATTAATGGACGATGTGAGCCAGTTCAAGAGAAGATTCAATCTTGAATAATCCCGGATTCTGCCAGTACCTAGTAACATATACCCCGGGATCTGTTTCCGATTGATTCGGGCAGGATTTATCCCGGTACTGAAGCTCAAACTTGTTGGTTAAGGAACAGTTCATTGCAGCTGCAATAATTCTTCGTATTAATAATGCGGAACATCATACTATGTATCTGCTTAAAGCCATTCCGTAGAAAATGCTAAATTTACCCACAGGTAAAATTTCTGCTTCAAATGAGTTTCCCTGAAAACAACCCGGATGTTGTTCCATTTCTTGATGAACTGCCCTTCTGGTCAGCTCCGTTTGGATTGGACCTGCTTGAAAGAGTAAAGCCCGGAATACACCTGAATGTGCTTGATGTAGGCACAGGAACAGGATTTCCGCTTATTGAACTGGCCATGCGCCTTGGCAAGACCTGCCAGTTTTATGGGATAGACCCCGCAGAGGCTGCGCTTGAAAGAGCAAGGGAAAAAGCTGATTTCTATGATTTGAACAACGTTTCATTTCATACCAGTAAAGCTGAGCACACCCCGTTTTCAGCGTCTTTTTTTCACCGCATCGTTTCGAATAATGGATTCAATAATGTTGACAACCTTGAACTGGCGCTGAAGGAAAGTTATCGCATAGCGGCTCCCCGCTGCCAGTTCATTATGACCATGAACACTTCCGGAACGATGATTGAATTCTACCGCTTGTTTGAAGAAGCTTTAAAAGAAGAAGGGCTTCCTGATTCAGTACAAAAAATGAAACAACATATTGCTGCGAAACGGCCGCACCTGA harbors:
- a CDS encoding peptide-N-glycosidase, with protein sequence DVTDFSALLRDSVEIVYQHSGYETTSVGWAVTIDFEITTGPEIVHPLSITPLWNGSFPYGNPDEDITDLLKPISFSSAGKEGFYRIRIQQTGHGMDQPRGCSEFCSRWREIFLDNRMIDHQELWKDCGDNPLYPQGGTWIYDRALWCPGTLQPAHFIDFEASPGDHTLQLLMQPYKATADKNAAENIASFLIAYSLPSARNDVALEEILVPSNKPWHRRSNPSCSNPVIRIRNLGRNPLRSVTIQYGVKGRKPQTYVWKGNLGFYRSTEVILPGDIPCLPEKESFEARLSRPNGQKDAWEGDNVMSSEYVSPPVIPSRFILQFMTNNKPQDNTVWIENEKKETVYIKKPEQLQSRTLYQDTISLQPGCYTLTLADTAGDGLEFWYEPESGYGYMRLLDMEGRIVHAFESDCGNGERFAFQASENYVSDTSQTQYAFILYPRRTRDDLTLDFHSDKPSRMRVIITSDGKVVETHSYEKVTRGRFTYHLAYLPRGRYIIEVLMDDVSQFKRRFNLE
- a CDS encoding class I SAM-dependent methyltransferase encodes the protein MSFPENNPDVVPFLDELPFWSAPFGLDLLERVKPGIHLNVLDVGTGTGFPLIELAMRLGKTCQFYGIDPAEAALERAREKADFYDLNNVSFHTSKAEHTPFSASFFHRIVSNNGFNNVDNLELALKESYRIAAPRCQFIMTMNTSGTMIEFYRLFEEALKEEGLPDSVQKMKQHIAAKRPHLSKVVSLLRKAGFRHIRKHRNSFTYRFTDGSSMLQHGFIKLAFMEPWKELVPMEKQKTVFSKTERKMNEEARKNGFFQLTIPFVIIEAEKNTR